In Arthrobacter sp. CJ23, the genomic window ACCCACCACGAACATGCGGCCCCTGCGGGCTCGGACGTCACGTTCGTCCGTGGCGACGTCCGCGAGTTCGCCCCTGACCTGCTGGCGGACGCCGGCGCGAAGAACGTGTGGCTCGTTGGCGGCGGCGATCTCGTGGCGCAGTTTGCCAACGCCGGGCTGCTGCACGAAATGATCGTCACCATCATCCCGGTGGTGCTGGGGTCCGGGAAGCGGCTGCTGCCGCTGGACGGCCCGACGGCGCCGCTGGAGTTGCTGTCCTCGCGCACCGTTGGTGGTGCTGCGGTGGAGCTGCACTACCGCCTGCCGGGCAAGCCCGGCTGATGCGCGGAAGCGCCGGTTCCCCCAACCCGCTGGTCTAGGGGCGGTTGTCCCGGATCATGTTGGTGATCCGCACCGTGGAGAGCCGCCTGCCCTGTTCGTCGGTGATCACGATCTCGTGGGTGGCCAGCGTGCCGCCCAGGTGGATCGCGGTGCAGGTGCCGGTCACGGATCCGCTGAAGACGGAGCGGTGGTGCGTGGCGCCCACCTCGATGCCCACGGCATGGCGTCCCGGTCCGGCATGCAGGGCCGAAGCAAAGGAGCCGAGCGTCTCGGCGAGCACCACATGGGCTCCGCCGTGCAGGATGCCCGCCACCTGGGTGTTGCCTTCCACCGGCATGGTGGCAACGCTCCGCTGCGCAGTGAGCTCCGAGAACCGGATCCCCATCTTGACCACCAGCGGGCCTACGCCGAAGCGGGACAGCCAGCCGTGCAGTTCCTCGGGAACGCCGGCCTGGTTGAGCTCGTCGACGAACGGGTTCGGCGTGAAATTGTCTACCATGCCAACTAGGCTGGCACCTGTGAGTGAAACAACCAAACCGGGCCCTGTTCCAGAGGCCACAGTTCCAGCGGCCACAACTGCCATCGCCACGGCACCGACCCCAAGGGCCACGCCGGCTCCCGCGGAGGTGGGCGGAGGCAGGCCGCGGCTGCTCGTGCTTGACGGCCACTCCATGGCTTTCCGGGCGTTCTACGCCCTGCCGGCGGAGAATTTCGCCACGTCGTCGGGGCAGCACACCAACGCCGTCCACGGCTTCACCTCCATGCTGATCAACCTCATCAGGGACCAGCAGCCCACACACGTGGCCGTTGCCTTCGACGTTTCGGATGACACCACATTCCGCAAGGCCGAGTACAGCGAGTACAAGGCCGGCCGCAACGATACTCCCAACGAGTTCCACGGCCAGATCGACCTCATCGACCAGGTCATGGGCGCCTGGGGCATCAAGACCATCAAGATGCCCGGCTACGAGGCTGATGACATCCTGGCAACGTTGGCGGCGCAGGGCGACGCCGCAGGCTTCGAGGTCCTCCTGGTCTCCGGCGACCGGGACACGTTCCAACTCATCAACGACAACGTTCTGGTGCTCTACCCCAAGCAGGGCGTCAGCAACATCCCGCGCCTGGATGCCGCCGCCATCGAAGAAAAATACTTCGTGTCGCCGTCGCATTACTCGGACCTGGCCGCACTGGTGGGGGAGTCCGCCGACAACCTGCCCGGGGTCCCCGGCGTCGGCCCCAAGACCGCCGCCAAGTGGATCAACCTCTACGGCGGGCTCGAGGGAATCCTGGAAAACATCGATTCCATCGGCGGCAAGGTCGGTGCCGCACTCCGGGACAACCTGGACAGCGTCAAGCGGAACCGCCGCCTGAACCACCTGCTGCGCGATCTTGAGCTCCCCGTGGGCCTGGCCGAGCTCGCCGAACCCCGGCCGGACCGCCAGGCCGTGGAAGAGCTCTTCGACACCCTCGAATTCAGGACGCTGCGCACCCGGCTCTTCGCCCTCTACGGGGACGACACCGCCGGTGCGGAACCGGAAACCATCGAGGCTCCGGAATTCGCCACGCTGACGGAGGCAGCCGCGCTGAAGGCCTTCTTCGCTGCGGGCTCGGGCATGCGCTCGGCCCTCGCCGTCCAGCCGGTGCCGGGACGGATCGGGGAAGACGCTGCGGCGCTGGCCGTGGTCCGCAAGGGCGGCGCCGCCTACATCGAGCTGCCGGCCCTGGATGCCGCCGCCGAGGCCGTCGTGGCCCACTGGCTGCAGGATCCCGAGGAAGCCAAGGTCATGCACGAGTTCAAGGCCGGGCTCAAGGCCCTCCACAACCGCGGTCTGGGCCTTGAAGGCGTGGTGGACGATACCGCCATTTCGGGCTACCTGATCCAGCCGGACCGGCGCAGCTACGAACTTCCCGAGCTCTCCCAGCACCACCTGAAGATCACGCTGACCACGCCGGCGGCCCAATCGGGCCAGCTGGAACTCGAACTCGGCGGCGACGACGATGCGGCGGCCACCGCGCTGGTCCAGCAGGCCGCCGTCGTGCACACCCTCAGCAAGCACTTCGAGCAGGAACTGATCGAGCGCAAGGCCGATGCCCTCCTGACCACCCTGGAACTGCCGGTGGCACGCGTCCTGGCCCAGATGGAACTCACCGGCATCGCGGTCTCCATGGACCGCATGAACGAGCAGCTCGCAGATCTCGCCAAGGTCATCGACAACGCCCAGGAACAGGCCTTCGCCGCCATCGGCCACGAGGTCAACCTCGGCTCGCCCAAGCAGCTGCAGACCGTGCTGTTCGAGGAACTGGGCCTGCCCAAGACCAAGAAGATCAAGTCCGGCTACACTACGGACGCCGCCTCGCTGAAGGGGCTGCTGGAGAAGACCGGGCACGAGTTCCTGGTCCAGCTCATGGCCCACCGCGAATCCTCCAAGCTGGCCCAGATGGTGGAGACGCTGAAGAAGGCCGTGGGCGAGGACGGGCGCATCCACACCACCTACGCCCAGAACGTGGCCGCCACCGGCCGCATTTCCTCCAACAACCCCAATCTGCAGAACATCCCGGTCCGCAGCGAGGAAGGCCGGCGCGTCCGGGGCATCTTCGTGGTCAGCGAGGGTTATGAATGCCTGTTGTCCGCCGACTACTCGCAGATTGAAATGCGCATCATGGCGCACCTGTCCGGCGATGCGGGCCTCATCCAGGCGTACAAGGACGGCGAGGACCTGCACCGCTTCGTCGGTGCGCACATCTTCAACGTGGCACCGGAAGAAGTCACCAGCGCCATGCGTTCCAAGGTCAAGGCGATGTCGTATGGCCTGGCCTACGGTCTGACGTCGTTCGGCCTGTCCAAGCAGCTGGAGATTTCCGTGGATGAGGCACGGACCCTCATGAAGGACTACTTCGACCGCTTCGGCGCCGTGCGGGACTACCTGCGCGGTGTGGTGGACCAGGCCCGCGTGGACGGCTTCACGGCCACCATCGAGGGACGCCGGCGCTACCTCCCGGACCTGACCAGCACGGACCGGCAGGCCCGCGAAGCTGCCGAACGCATCGCGCTCAATTCGCCGATCCAGGGATCGGCCGCGGACCTCATCAAGCGCGCAATGCTTGGCGTCGCCGCCGAGCTGGCCGGCCAAGGACTCAAGTCCCGCATGCTGCTGCAGGTCCATGACGAACTGGTCCTGGAAGTCGCCAACGGTGAACGGGAGGCCGTGGAGAAGATCGTTGCCGAGCAGATGGGCTCCGCCGCCCAGCTGACCGTCCCGCTCGACGTCCAGATCGGTGTCGGCTCCAGCTGGCACGACGCCGGTCACTAGCCCCGGAGCCAAGATCCACAGGATCACTGGAAGGCGCGCCGCCCAGATGGTGGCGCGCCTTTCGGCGTCTGGCTAGGCTCGGGGGCGTGGCTGATCCCAATGTAAGAAACTCCGAGAAATATATTGTCCAGCGCTTCCTTGCCGTAGACGACCAGGAGAACCCTGCCTACGACCGTTGCTCCACGTGGGTCCAGGCTGTTGCCCACGGCTTCCACCAAGAACGCCGCAACGCCGAATACCTTGCCAAGACCCTGACCGCCTACCGGATCGACAATCGCGAGCTGACCGGCGTGTACGTCAACGGAGGCGTGCCGGAACACTCCCTGGGGGCTGAAGTCCCCGTGGCGACCTATGCCACCATGCGCAAAGCCTTGAACATTGGCTTCGGGCGGCAGCTGGAATCCAACCTGGTGACTGCGGTGACAGTCCGTGGCACGCATCGCCGCAACGGAATCCTGCGTGGCATGATCACGGCAGATCTCGCCGGCGCCAAGGACGATGGCCTCGCCATGGCGGCACTTACGGCATCGGAGGGTTCCATCTATGGCCGCTTCGGTTTTGGAGTGGCCACGTTTGAGCGCAGCATAAAAGTGGATACCGGTCCACGGTTCCGACTTAAGGGACTGGCGAGCGGCACGGTCGAAGTCGCCGACCCGGCGGCGCTGCTTGAGCTGGCTCCGACGATCTTCGAACGCGTGCAGCACGTCAGCCCCGGATCCATGGAGCGGCAGGAGTACTACCGGCTGCTGGCATCAGGCTCGATAGGCCACGACGGCAAGCCGGACGCCGGTGTCCGCAGCGCACTGCACTACGACGCCTCCGGCATTGCGGATGGCTACGTCTCGTACCGCTTCAAGGGGTGGGATACAAAGCCCTACACCATGGAAATCGTGGACCTGGTGGCAGCGACGAATGCGGCCTACTTGGACCTCTGGCGGTTCCTGGGCAGCATCGACCTCATTGATCAGGTCACCTGGGCGGAAGCTCCCGTGGATGACCCCCTGACGTGGGCGCTTGAGGACCCGCGGTGTATCGACTCCTCGGATGTGCGGGACATGCTCTGGCTGCGGATACTCGACGCCCCCGCGGCTCTGTCTGCACGGCACTATCCAATTGCCCGCCGTCTCGTCCTGGGCGTCAGGGATTCACTGGGCTTGGCGGGCGGCACCTGGGTTCTGGAGTCCGACGACGACGGTGCTGCTGCCGTCGTCGAGGCAGCACCCGGCGCGACGCCTGACCTGGACATGGACGTCACAGACCTCGGCTCGATATACCTCGGAGCCGTGTCGCCGGTTACGCTTGCTGCGGCTGGGCGGATCCATGAACACCGGCCAGGCGCTGCTTTTGAGGCTCAGCAGATGTTCGCCGTCGAGCGATCGGCTCATTGCCTCACGCACTTCTAGCCACAACTTCACACGCTTCACACATATAGACAGGGACATCCATGGGGGATTCCAAGCGGCGGCTGCTGGCCGGCCGGCGATCAGTGCTGCTTGGAACGGCGGGCCTTGCGTCCGCCGCCCTGGCGGCGTGCGCAACTACTGAAAGCGTGGGCCAATCCACAACGAGTCCGGCGTCAACTGCACTTCCTTCCAGCGCTCCTGCAATTCCTTCAGCAGGGCCGGCCGCGCCGCCGCCACCTATCGAGGCGCTGTCCAGCCAGCAGGCCGCCGCTGCCCAGCAGTCTAGGGCGGGAAACCAAGCGGGAGCACCGCCGTCGAACGTTTCGTCCGGACTCGCCGCGCTGCCGGACAAAGAGCAGATCATCGCCGAATTCGGGGGACTGCGGCCCAAGGAATGGGGGCTGCACGTCACGGGCGTCGTGAACGGTTCGGCCTCCCGCCATGCCGCGCTGACCTTTGATGCCTGCGGCGGGCCCGGCGGAACGGGCTGTGGTCAGCAACTCCTGGCAACCCTGCGGTCCCTGAACGTGCCCGCCACGCTGTTCATGAACCAGCGCTGGATCCAGGCCAACCCGGGGCTGGCCGCGGAGCTCGCGGCCGATCCGCTTTTCGAGCTGGCGAACCACGGCTCCCAGCACCGGCCCCTGTCCGTGGCCGGCCAGGCCGCCTACGGCATTCCCGGAACCGCCGGCGTCGGCGCCGTCTACGACGAGATCATGGGCAACCAGCCGGTCCTTGGACAGCTGACCGGCAAGGCGGCACGCTTTTTCCGCCCGGGCACGGCCTTCTATGACGAGGTGACGGCTGCCATCACGCGCAGGCTGGGACTGCTGCCGGTCAACTTCACCATCAACGGCGACGCCGGTGCCAGCTATCCTGCCGGAGCAGTCGCCGCCGAGGTGGGGCGGACCGGGGCGGGGGACATCGTGATCTCGCATTTCAACAAGCCCGGCAGCGGGACCGCGGCGGGATATGCCAAGGCCCTGCCACGGCTTCTGGACCACGGCGTGACGTTCGCCCACCTGGGTGATGTCCTGCCGCTTTGACCCTCGTTGGCGGGAGCGACTAGAATAAACGGGCGCGTACTAGGTGCGCGTAAATTTACAATCCACAATTCAGGATGACCCGGCGACTTGCCGTGTCCTGCGGCCCGGATCCGGGCTTCAGGCGGTTTGCCTGACCGATACTCTATCCACAACGGAGCCCCTACTACATGACCATCACCTCCACCGAGAAGCCCGGTACCCCCGTAGTCGCCATTAACGACATCGGTACCGCTGAGGACTTCCTCGCAGCTGTCGACGCCACCATCAAGTACTTCAACGACGGAGACCTCGTCGAAGGTACCGTCGTCAAGGTCGACCGCGACGAAGTTCTGCTCGACATCGGTTACAAGACCGAAGGTGTCATCCCTTCCCGCGAGCTTTCCATCAAGCACGACGTAGACCCCGGTGACGTTGTCGCTGTTGGCGATCTCGTCGAAGCCCTGGTTCTCACCAAGGAAGACAAAGAAGGCCGCCTGATCCTGTCCAAGAAGCGTGCTCAGTACGAGCGTGCCTGGGGCGACATCGAGAAGGTCAAGGAAGAAGACGGCGTCGTTACCGGTACCGTCATCGAGGTTGTCAAGGGTGGTCTTATCCTCGACATCGGTCTGCGCGGCTTCCTGCCCGCGTCCCTCGTCGAGATGCGCCGCGTCCGCGACCTGGCTCCGTACATCGGTCAGCAGATCGAAGCCAAGATCATCGAGCTGGACAAGAACCGCAACAACGTTGTTCTGTCCCGCCGTGCATGGCTCGAGCAGACCCAGTCCGAGGTCCGCTCCACGTTCCTCAACAAGCTGGAAAAGGGCCAGGTCCGTCCCGGCGTTGTTTCCTCCATCGTCAACTTCGGTGCATTCGTGGACCTGGGCGGCGTAGACGGCCTCGTTCACGTTTCCGAGCTGTCCTGGAAGCACATCGACCACCCGTCCGAGGTTGTCGAAGTTGGCCAGGAAGTCACCGTCGAGGTTCTCGAGGTCGACCTGGACCGCGAGCGCGTTTCCCTGTCGCTCAAGGCCACGCAGGAAGACCCGTGGCAGACCTTCGCCCGCACCCACGCCCTCGGCCAGGTTGTTCCGGGTAAGGTCACCAAGCTGGTTCCGTTCGGTGCGTTCGTTCGCGTCGAAGACGGCATCGAAGGCCTCGTGCACATCTCCGAGCTGGCTGTCCGCCACGTGGAGCTGGCCGAGCAGGTTGTCTCCGTTGGCGACGAACTGTTCGTCAAGGTCATCGACATCGACCTCGAGCGCCGCCGCATCTCCCTCTCCCTCAAGCAGGCCAACGAGGGCGTTGACGCCGACAGCACCGAGTTCGACCCGGCTCTGTACGGCATGGCCGCTGAGTACGACGAAGAGGGCAACTACAAGTACCCCGAGGGCTTCGACCCCGAGTCGAACGAATGGCTCGAGGGTTACGAGACCCAGCGCGCAGCTTGGGAGCAGCAGTACGCTGACGCCCAGACCCGCTGGGAAGCCCACAAGAAGCAGGTTGCCCAGCACGCTGCCGACGACGCTGCTGCTGCAACGTCCGGTGAGAGCGACTCCGGCACCACCAGCTACTCCTCTGAGCCGGCTGCTTCGGAGGCTACCTCCGGTGGCACCCTGGCATCCGACGAGGCCCTCGCCGCTCTGCGCGAGAAGCTGACCGGCAACTAATTCCGCCTTTCCCTTCACCGGGAACAGCTGAATAGCCACGAAAGGACCCCCGCCGCTTGGCGGGGGTCCTTTTGCGTGCAGGCTGTGCCCGACGGCGGCGGGAGTCCTTGCGGCAGCAAGCAGCTGGCGCCAGGATCAGCCGCGGCCGTCGCCGTGGCCGGGGTCGATGTTCGGGTTGAGGTGGAAGAAATTCGTCGGGTCGTACTGCTTTTTGGCGGCGGCAAGCCGCTGCCAGTTCGCTCCCCAGCCGCGCCTGCTCACCTCCGGCCCGGTGTCAGCTTCGACGTTGAGGTAACTGCCGCCCGGCACGTACGCGTCCAGGGCCTGGGCGGTGCGTTTCGTCCACTCGATCATGGCCTGGTCGTCCACGGAGTTGTCCCACGAGGTGGGCAAGTCGTAGGCGAACTGCGCAGTCCTGTGCGCGAAGGCTGTGGCGGAACCATCCACGTCACTGATTGCTCCACCCAAGTGGTGGAAATCGATCTCCAGGGCAGGGTGGGGTGCGTTGGCGAAGGCCTCCACCGAAAGCTCGATGGCGGCCCGTGGCAATGTTTCCATCAGGCCCGTCTTCATGTAGTAGCGGCGGCCCCACGGATATTCGTCGTCCGACATGGACTGCATGAACAGGAACGGCCGCGGGCCGCTGAGGTCCACCGCCGGTGGCCCGTAGTCGCGCAGGGGCAGCACGGCCGACAAGCCGTCAGGAATGTCCCCGCACCACATGCCGGCCAGGCCGACGGCGGGCGCTCCATGCATCGCCGCCGGGTACGGATCGCTCCGGGGGACGTTGAACAGGAAGATCAGTGAGGTCAGTTCGCGGGGCGCGTCTGCAGCGTAATCCAAGTAGCGCTCAAATACCTCGTGGACCTGCTCAAGAGGCCAGGCAAGCAGCAGGGCGAGCACGTCCTGGCGTACCTCCTGGGCCTGGAACTCGAAGCCCGTGACAATGCCGAAGTTGCCGCCGCCTCCGCGCAGCGCCCAGAACAGCCCGGCGTTCTCATCTGCTGATGTGTGCAGGAGGCGGCCCTCTGCGGTCACCACGTCGGCGGAAAGCAGATGGTCGATCGTCAGCCCGTACCGGCGCATGAGCAGCCCGACGCCGCCGCCGAGGGCAAGGCCTCCGATGCCCGTATGCGAGACGACTCCCGCCGGAACAGCGAGACCGAATTCCTGGGTGCGCCGGTCGATCTCCCCGAGAAGGCAGCCGCCTCCCACCCGGACCCTCCGGGAGGCAGGGTCGACGCTGATGTCCTTCAGTCCCGCCAGTGAGATAACCATCCCGCCGTCGCTGGTGCCGAAGCCGGGCAGGCTGTGACCGCCGCAGCGTACCGCCGCCTCAAGCTGGTGCTCGCGCGCGAAGCGGACCGCGGTCTGGACTTCCGCTGCGTCCGTGCAGGTGGCGATGAGTGAAGGCCGGCGGTTGATCATCGCGTTCCAGACCCTGCTTTGTGCGGCATAGGGTGCCTCCCCGGGCACTGCGACGGGCAGCCGCAGGGCCGAACGAAGCCGGGAGATCTGTCGTTCCGTGATCAGGGGATGAACGGCGGCGTCCATCCCCTGATGCTATTCCTGCGACATGCCGGCGGGAAGACCGGCCTGACGACGTACCGGAGGTTGCAGGAGTCCAAGGCGTGCGCGGACTGAGCCGGGCTGCTCGGAAAGTGCGGCGCCGGCCGAGCGCAGCAGCGCCTGGGCCGCCCGATTGGCGGGAGTCGTAGCCGCTTCCAGCACGGTGGCACCGGCGGATGCGGCCTCGGCGGCCACGAGCTTGAGGGCCAGGCCGCCGAAGCCTTGGCTCCGGAAACTCCGGCCCAGCCAGATGCCGGTTTCCACGGCACCGGGTCCCGTGCGCTTCAGCCTGATGGAACCGGCGATCCTTCCCCCGGTCACGATGGCCCAGCTCTTCTCCTGCGATGTGCCGTCGAGGCCGGCCATGGCGTCCCGGTGGTACTTCCGGAACCATTCGATCCGTTCCGCATTCCAGCCGGCGCCCAACGGCGGCGTGACCTCGTCCGGGTCCGCGTCCCCGAGCGCGAGGTCGAGCAGCCGTTCCAGCACCTCTTCGGTCACGTCAAGCAGTCTGACGTCCAGCCGCCGGACGTCCGGCGTCGGCTCACCTTGTGACATCGATCCACTCCGTTCCCTCCGGCTGGAGCACGGCGGCCCCGGCGGTCAGCGACGCAAGCCGGGCACCGGCGTCGTCGATTGCTGCGGGCTCGTCCGGAAGCGCCAGCCGCAGGACCGTCTCACTGGGCCCATAGCCGGTTTCCGCCATGACATATCCGGCGGAGCGGAGCTCGTTCTCGAGCCGTCCGGCGGCGGCATGCGGAACGCTGACGGCGCACAGCCGCAGGCGGCGGCGTTGAACCAACGGTGCGGCATCAAGCGCCGTCGAAACCGACTCCGAATAGGCCCGGACCAGCCCGCCCGCACCGAGCAGGATCCCGCCGAAATAGCGCACGACGACGGCACTGATGTCGCTGAGGTCCGTCACCGCGGGCTGTGTCTCGCGCTTGATGAGCGCCTCCAGCATGGGGATGCCGGCGGTGCCGGACGGTTCGCCGTCGTCGCTGGAGCGCTGGACCATGCGGTCGGGGCCGATCACGAAGGCGGAGCAGTGGTGGCGGGCATCGTGGAATTCCCGGCGGAGGTCCGCGACGAGGG contains:
- a CDS encoding dihydrofolate reductase family protein is translated as MSIFQYYVASTIDGFIASEDDDLGWLLQFDHVEGVNESYENFMAGVGCIAMGGHTYRWLMEHEAGKWPYQGIPCWIFTHHEHAAPAGSDVTFVRGDVREFAPDLLADAGAKNVWLVGGGDLVAQFANAGLLHEMIVTIIPVVLGSGKRLLPLDGPTAPLELLSSRTVGGAAVELHYRLPGKPG
- a CDS encoding hotdog fold thioesterase; the protein is MVDNFTPNPFVDELNQAGVPEELHGWLSRFGVGPLVVKMGIRFSELTAQRSVATMPVEGNTQVAGILHGGAHVVLAETLGSFASALHAGPGRHAVGIEVGATHHRSVFSGSVTGTCTAIHLGGTLATHEIVITDEQGRRLSTVRITNMIRDNRP
- a CDS encoding GNAT family N-acetyltransferase encodes the protein MADPNVRNSEKYIVQRFLAVDDQENPAYDRCSTWVQAVAHGFHQERRNAEYLAKTLTAYRIDNRELTGVYVNGGVPEHSLGAEVPVATYATMRKALNIGFGRQLESNLVTAVTVRGTHRRNGILRGMITADLAGAKDDGLAMAALTASEGSIYGRFGFGVATFERSIKVDTGPRFRLKGLASGTVEVADPAALLELAPTIFERVQHVSPGSMERQEYYRLLASGSIGHDGKPDAGVRSALHYDASGIADGYVSYRFKGWDTKPYTMEIVDLVAATNAAYLDLWRFLGSIDLIDQVTWAEAPVDDPLTWALEDPRCIDSSDVRDMLWLRILDAPAALSARHYPIARRLVLGVRDSLGLAGGTWVLESDDDGAAAVVEAAPGATPDLDMDVTDLGSIYLGAVSPVTLAAAGRIHEHRPGAAFEAQQMFAVERSAHCLTHF
- a CDS encoding GNAT family N-acetyltransferase encodes the protein MSQGEPTPDVRRLDVRLLDVTEEVLERLLDLALGDADPDEVTPPLGAGWNAERIEWFRKYHRDAMAGLDGTSQEKSWAIVTGGRIAGSIRLKRTGPGAVETGIWLGRSFRSQGFGGLALKLVAAEAASAGATVLEAATTPANRAAQALLRSAGAALSEQPGSVRARLGLLQPPVRRQAGLPAGMSQE
- a CDS encoding polysaccharide deacetylase family protein → MGDSKRRLLAGRRSVLLGTAGLASAALAACATTESVGQSTTSPASTALPSSAPAIPSAGPAAPPPPIEALSSQQAAAAQQSRAGNQAGAPPSNVSSGLAALPDKEQIIAEFGGLRPKEWGLHVTGVVNGSASRHAALTFDACGGPGGTGCGQQLLATLRSLNVPATLFMNQRWIQANPGLAAELAADPLFELANHGSQHRPLSVAGQAAYGIPGTAGVGAVYDEIMGNQPVLGQLTGKAARFFRPGTAFYDEVTAAITRRLGLLPVNFTINGDAGASYPAGAVAAEVGRTGAGDIVISHFNKPGSGTAAGYAKALPRLLDHGVTFAHLGDVLPL
- the rpsA gene encoding 30S ribosomal protein S1, yielding MTITSTEKPGTPVVAINDIGTAEDFLAAVDATIKYFNDGDLVEGTVVKVDRDEVLLDIGYKTEGVIPSRELSIKHDVDPGDVVAVGDLVEALVLTKEDKEGRLILSKKRAQYERAWGDIEKVKEEDGVVTGTVIEVVKGGLILDIGLRGFLPASLVEMRRVRDLAPYIGQQIEAKIIELDKNRNNVVLSRRAWLEQTQSEVRSTFLNKLEKGQVRPGVVSSIVNFGAFVDLGGVDGLVHVSELSWKHIDHPSEVVEVGQEVTVEVLEVDLDRERVSLSLKATQEDPWQTFARTHALGQVVPGKVTKLVPFGAFVRVEDGIEGLVHISELAVRHVELAEQVVSVGDELFVKVIDIDLERRRISLSLKQANEGVDADSTEFDPALYGMAAEYDEEGNYKYPEGFDPESNEWLEGYETQRAAWEQQYADAQTRWEAHKKQVAQHAADDAAAATSGESDSGTTSYSSEPAASEATSGGTLASDEALAALREKLTGN
- a CDS encoding YigZ family protein, which encodes MQEQVSRATAYTTLAAGPDFRHELEIKRSRFITVLRRCGDENAARALVADLRREFHDARHHCSAFVIGPDRMVQRSSDDGEPSGTAGIPMLEALIKRETQPAVTDLSDISAVVVRYFGGILLGAGGLVRAYSESVSTALDAAPLVQRRRLRLCAVSVPHAAAGRLENELRSAGYVMAETGYGPSETVLRLALPDEPAAIDDAGARLASLTAGAAVLQPEGTEWIDVTR
- the polA gene encoding DNA polymerase I, with the translated sequence MAFRAFYALPAENFATSSGQHTNAVHGFTSMLINLIRDQQPTHVAVAFDVSDDTTFRKAEYSEYKAGRNDTPNEFHGQIDLIDQVMGAWGIKTIKMPGYEADDILATLAAQGDAAGFEVLLVSGDRDTFQLINDNVLVLYPKQGVSNIPRLDAAAIEEKYFVSPSHYSDLAALVGESADNLPGVPGVGPKTAAKWINLYGGLEGILENIDSIGGKVGAALRDNLDSVKRNRRLNHLLRDLELPVGLAELAEPRPDRQAVEELFDTLEFRTLRTRLFALYGDDTAGAEPETIEAPEFATLTEAAALKAFFAAGSGMRSALAVQPVPGRIGEDAAALAVVRKGGAAYIELPALDAAAEAVVAHWLQDPEEAKVMHEFKAGLKALHNRGLGLEGVVDDTAISGYLIQPDRRSYELPELSQHHLKITLTTPAAQSGQLELELGGDDDAAATALVQQAAVVHTLSKHFEQELIERKADALLTTLELPVARVLAQMELTGIAVSMDRMNEQLADLAKVIDNAQEQAFAAIGHEVNLGSPKQLQTVLFEELGLPKTKKIKSGYTTDAASLKGLLEKTGHEFLVQLMAHRESSKLAQMVETLKKAVGEDGRIHTTYAQNVAATGRISSNNPNLQNIPVRSEEGRRVRGIFVVSEGYECLLSADYSQIEMRIMAHLSGDAGLIQAYKDGEDLHRFVGAHIFNVAPEEVTSAMRSKVKAMSYGLAYGLTSFGLSKQLEISVDEARTLMKDYFDRFGAVRDYLRGVVDQARVDGFTATIEGRRRYLPDLTSTDRQAREAAERIALNSPIQGSAADLIKRAMLGVAAELAGQGLKSRMLLQVHDELVLEVANGEREAVEKIVAEQMGSAAQLTVPLDVQIGVGSSWHDAGH
- a CDS encoding FAD-binding oxidoreductase, whose amino-acid sequence is MDAAVHPLITERQISRLRSALRLPVAVPGEAPYAAQSRVWNAMINRRPSLIATCTDAAEVQTAVRFAREHQLEAAVRCGGHSLPGFGTSDGGMVISLAGLKDISVDPASRRVRVGGGCLLGEIDRRTQEFGLAVPAGVVSHTGIGGLALGGGVGLLMRRYGLTIDHLLSADVVTAEGRLLHTSADENAGLFWALRGGGGNFGIVTGFEFQAQEVRQDVLALLLAWPLEQVHEVFERYLDYAADAPRELTSLIFLFNVPRSDPYPAAMHGAPAVGLAGMWCGDIPDGLSAVLPLRDYGPPAVDLSGPRPFLFMQSMSDDEYPWGRRYYMKTGLMETLPRAAIELSVEAFANAPHPALEIDFHHLGGAISDVDGSATAFAHRTAQFAYDLPTSWDNSVDDQAMIEWTKRTAQALDAYVPGGSYLNVEADTGPEVSRRGWGANWQRLAAAKKQYDPTNFFHLNPNIDPGHGDGRG